The following proteins come from a genomic window of Flavobacterium crocinum:
- a CDS encoding dipeptide epimerase produces MKLILREYNLKLKHTFTISRESIDFQPSLIVELQSDGFSGFGEATSNPYYNTTVPMMMQDLEKIRSIIENTEDETPEVFWAKIHPYLKDDMFALCALDLAYNDLYARKKGKKLYELWNYTTERNPMTDYTIGIASIDKMVSKMQELPWPIYKIKLGTKEDIEIVKELRKHTDAIFRIDANCGWGVEETINNAVELKKLGVEFLEQPMKADNWEGHKEVFKHSVLPVIADESCIIEEDVAKCHNHFHGVNVKLVKCGGLTPGKRMIEEAKKLGLKTMVGCMTESTVGISAIAHLLPKLDYVDMDGALLLAEDIATGVTIKDGVVSYSDLNGTGVTLL; encoded by the coding sequence ATGAAACTAATTTTAAGAGAATACAATCTCAAACTAAAGCACACTTTTACGATTTCAAGAGAATCGATTGATTTTCAGCCTTCTTTAATTGTTGAATTACAAAGTGATGGTTTTTCAGGTTTTGGAGAAGCCACTTCAAATCCGTATTACAATACAACGGTGCCAATGATGATGCAGGATTTGGAAAAAATAAGAAGCATTATTGAAAATACCGAAGACGAAACTCCAGAAGTATTTTGGGCTAAAATTCATCCGTATTTAAAAGACGATATGTTTGCTTTATGTGCTTTGGATCTGGCTTACAATGATTTGTATGCCCGCAAAAAAGGCAAGAAATTATATGAATTATGGAATTACACTACCGAAAGAAATCCGATGACGGATTATACAATCGGAATTGCTTCTATCGATAAAATGGTTTCTAAAATGCAGGAACTTCCATGGCCAATTTATAAAATTAAATTGGGAACTAAAGAAGATATTGAAATTGTAAAAGAACTTCGCAAACACACTGATGCCATTTTTAGAATTGATGCCAACTGTGGCTGGGGTGTTGAAGAAACGATAAACAATGCTGTAGAATTAAAAAAACTCGGTGTTGAATTCTTAGAACAACCAATGAAAGCGGATAACTGGGAAGGTCATAAAGAGGTTTTCAAGCATTCTGTTCTTCCTGTAATTGCAGACGAAAGCTGTATTATTGAAGAAGACGTTGCCAAATGCCATAATCATTTTCATGGTGTGAATGTGAAACTGGTAAAATGCGGTGGTTTAACTCCTGGAAAACGCATGATTGAAGAAGCTAAAAAATTAGGATTAAAAACGATGGTAGGTTGTATGACCGAATCTACGGTTGGAATTTCTGCAATCGCTCATTTACTTCCCAAATTGGATTATGTTGATATGGATGGTGCGCTTCTTTTAGCAGAAGATATTGCAACGGGAGTAACTATAAAAGACGGTGTTGTAAGTTATTCAGATTTAAACGGAACTGGAGTTACACTTTTATAA
- a CDS encoding uroporphyrinogen decarboxylase, which yields MAEYIGYLASVFIVGGFLLKNLRTIRFINMFGCICFVIYGIFLNDYRDFNQWLWPVIIPNAILAFVQIYYLTSKKEQS from the coding sequence ATGGCAGAATACATTGGTTATCTCGCATCTGTTTTTATTGTTGGAGGTTTTTTATTGAAAAATCTTAGAACAATCCGATTTATTAATATGTTTGGCTGTATCTGTTTTGTAATTTACGGCATATTTTTAAATGATTATCGGGATTTCAATCAGTGGCTTTGGCCTGTAATTATTCCGAATGCCATTTTAGCTTTTGTTCAGATTTATTATCTGACTTCCAAAAAGGAACAATCTTAA
- a CDS encoding TerB family tellurite resistance protein, translating into MNTEAEKRSLLLEMITLATVDGHLHKRELEFLRLVAFELNISDEEFQDLFHQETKPLPISSEMQRINQFYRLALLMHCDGVLHEREFQAIQQIALQMGLNLSAVKRVLEMMKKAPNTVINPIVLLEIFQEQHN; encoded by the coding sequence ATGAATACAGAAGCAGAAAAAAGAAGTTTACTTTTGGAAATGATTACCCTCGCCACTGTAGACGGACATTTGCACAAACGCGAACTAGAATTTTTAAGACTTGTCGCTTTTGAATTGAATATAAGTGACGAAGAGTTTCAGGATTTATTTCATCAAGAAACAAAACCGCTTCCAATATCTTCTGAAATGCAAAGAATTAATCAGTTTTATAGACTGGCTTTATTGATGCATTGTGATGGTGTTTTGCATGAAAGAGAATTCCAGGCCATTCAGCAAATTGCTTTACAGATGGGGTTGAATCTTTCTGCGGTAAAGCGTGTTTTAGAAATGATGAAAAAAGCACCGAATACAGTAATCAACCCAATAGTTTTACTAGAAATTTTTCAGGAACAGCACAATTAA
- a CDS encoding alpha/beta fold hydrolase, protein MLKQYSRLAIVLFLITSCASKKVKFEDYVFKTKSEEQKYQASYDKALKLWNIPYTEEDVKTSFGTAHVVIAGPKNGKDLVLLHGMDASSTMWYPNIKAFTKKHRVYAIDFIMEPNKSNLTVKSLSSKDILAFYNEVFDHYKLKKFDLIGASRGGWIATLLATEKPNSIDKIVLLSPAQTFKFIDKVGKTSSALMLKLFPSEKKFGKTLKTFSTHPENISVIYKRQFYLANKYSKSNSSMLKMMPFSQKELESITNPVLVLIGDKDVINSEESLERANKYLSNCKTKTVKDAGHFLTIDQPKMVNDAVIDFLE, encoded by the coding sequence ATGTTAAAACAATATTCTCGTTTAGCAATTGTGCTATTTTTAATCACAAGTTGTGCTTCTAAAAAAGTAAAATTTGAAGATTATGTCTTTAAAACCAAAAGCGAAGAACAAAAATATCAAGCTTCCTACGATAAGGCTTTAAAACTTTGGAACATTCCATACACGGAAGAAGATGTAAAAACCAGTTTTGGAACAGCTCACGTAGTTATTGCCGGCCCAAAAAACGGAAAAGATTTGGTATTACTCCACGGAATGGATGCCAGCTCTACGATGTGGTATCCAAATATTAAAGCTTTCACCAAAAAACATCGCGTTTATGCCATCGATTTTATAATGGAACCCAATAAATCCAATTTAACGGTAAAATCGCTTTCATCAAAAGATATTCTTGCTTTTTATAATGAAGTTTTTGATCATTATAAATTAAAGAAATTTGATCTAATTGGCGCTTCAAGAGGCGGCTGGATTGCTACTTTATTAGCTACAGAAAAACCTAATTCGATAGACAAAATAGTTTTACTAAGTCCCGCGCAGACTTTTAAATTTATTGATAAAGTCGGAAAAACATCTTCTGCTTTAATGTTGAAACTTTTCCCAAGCGAAAAGAAATTCGGAAAAACATTAAAGACTTTTTCTACTCATCCGGAAAATATCAGTGTCATTTATAAAAGACAGTTTTATTTGGCCAATAAATATTCAAAATCGAATTCCAGCATGCTTAAAATGATGCCTTTTTCTCAAAAAGAATTAGAATCCATTACAAATCCCGTTTTGGTTTTAATTGGTGATAAAGACGTCATTAATTCTGAAGAAAGTTTAGAAAGAGCCAATAAATATTTATCCAATTGTAAAACAAAAACCGTAAAAGACGCAGGTCATTTTTTAACTATCGATCAGCCAAAAATGGTAAATGATGCGGTTATTGATTTTCTAGAATAA
- a CDS encoding LytR/AlgR family response regulator transcription factor, translated as MALKCIIVDDEPPATRILENYIGKVNFLEKSGVFNDSLKALEFLNTKTVDVIFLDIQMPQLTGLQLSKIISKNIKVIFTTAYPDFALEGFELNAVDYLLKPISFERFYQAVSKLNSEPKTIVSNQTNQPDFLFVKTDGKNKFQKIFLSDILYVESLQNYVCIHTEKQQIITHSSLKNVIESLPENDFIQIHKSYVVSLKHIESTDNFSVFVNGKELPIGATFKDAFFDKIEENKI; from the coding sequence ATGGCTTTGAAATGCATTATTGTAGATGATGAACCGCCTGCAACCAGGATATTGGAAAATTATATCGGAAAAGTAAATTTTCTTGAAAAATCCGGAGTTTTTAATGATTCCTTAAAGGCATTAGAATTTCTGAATACCAAAACAGTCGATGTTATTTTTTTGGATATTCAGATGCCTCAATTGACGGGTTTACAACTTTCAAAAATCATTTCGAAAAATATAAAAGTCATTTTTACAACTGCTTATCCGGACTTTGCTTTAGAAGGTTTTGAACTGAATGCAGTCGATTATTTATTGAAACCCATTTCGTTTGAACGTTTTTATCAGGCCGTTTCAAAACTGAATTCTGAACCAAAGACAATCGTTTCAAACCAAACTAATCAACCTGATTTTCTGTTCGTTAAAACGGATGGAAAAAACAAATTCCAGAAAATCTTTTTAAGTGATATTTTGTATGTAGAAAGCCTGCAGAATTATGTTTGTATTCATACCGAAAAACAGCAGATTATTACACATTCTTCATTGAAAAATGTAATCGAATCGCTTCCAGAAAATGATTTTATACAAATTCATAAATCGTATGTTGTTTCTTTGAAACATATTGAATCAACGGATAATTTTTCTGTTTTTGTAAATGGAAAAGAACTGCCGATAGGAGCAACGTTTAAAGATGCCTTTTTTGATAAAATAGAGGAGAATAAGATATAG
- a CDS encoding thiamine diphosphokinase has product MSSHHIVRDDQEPALIIANGAACDPELLGQLLEWSPLVVVLDSAIERVIELGIKVDVLLGDFDRGFDPEIYKTSQFPIEIVHTPDQDKTDLEKAFDYLIERKIPAVNVVWATGKRADHTITNLTNIVRYRNLLKIVILDDHSKIFLLPTKFEKWYTAKTPISLIPIGVVNGIYSTNLKYELNDDTLTMGYRTGSSNSVEKDGIVTISHTNGDLLLMECFD; this is encoded by the coding sequence ATGTCTTCACACCATATTGTACGCGACGATCAGGAACCTGCTTTAATAATTGCCAACGGAGCTGCCTGTGACCCCGAATTATTAGGACAATTACTGGAATGGTCTCCTTTAGTAGTTGTGTTAGACTCCGCTATAGAAAGAGTGATTGAACTAGGAATAAAAGTAGATGTACTGTTAGGAGATTTTGACCGTGGATTTGATCCTGAAATCTATAAAACTTCTCAATTTCCAATCGAAATCGTTCATACACCAGATCAGGATAAAACCGATTTAGAAAAAGCTTTTGATTATTTAATCGAAAGAAAAATTCCTGCAGTAAATGTAGTTTGGGCAACCGGAAAACGTGCTGATCATACCATTACAAATCTCACCAATATCGTTCGATACCGTAATTTATTGAAAATTGTTATTCTCGACGATCATTCGAAAATCTTCCTTTTACCAACAAAATTTGAGAAATGGTACACAGCCAAAACTCCAATTTCATTAATTCCAATTGGTGTGGTAAACGGAATTTATTCCACGAATTTAAAATATGAATTAAACGACGATACGCTTACAATGGGTTATAGAACTGGAAGCAGTAATTCTGTCGAAAAAGATGGGATTGTAACTATTTCACATACAAATGGAGATTTACTATTAATGGAGTGTTTTGATTAG
- a CDS encoding alpha/beta hydrolase translates to MKRIFMAVLLLFTLIGKAQSTASKNVSTFTIEAPQLNTSKKIWIYLPENYSKDIRKKYSVIYMHDAQNLFDAKTSYSGEWNVDEKLDSLKAPVIVVGIEHGNEKRIDELTPFKNEKYGGGNAVNYLEFIVKTLKPHIDKNYRTKTKAKNTILFGSSLGGLVSYYGALKYPEVFGKAGVFSPSFWFSPDIYTFTEKQSKIKTKIYFLCGDKESDDMVNDLTKMKRLLDTKRCYCLHLDKTKIVKGGEHNEKLWRDHFAEALIWLGY, encoded by the coding sequence ATGAAGAGGATTTTCATGGCGGTTTTACTTCTATTTACTCTTATTGGCAAAGCGCAAAGCACTGCTTCAAAAAATGTATCAACCTTTACAATTGAGGCGCCTCAACTGAATACTTCAAAAAAAATCTGGATTTATCTTCCGGAAAATTATTCTAAAGACATTCGAAAGAAATACAGCGTTATTTACATGCATGACGCTCAAAACCTTTTTGATGCTAAAACTTCTTATTCCGGCGAATGGAATGTTGACGAAAAATTAGACAGCTTGAAAGCTCCCGTAATTGTTGTTGGAATCGAACATGGAAATGAAAAACGAATTGACGAACTGACTCCTTTTAAAAACGAAAAATATGGAGGAGGAAATGCCGTTAATTATTTAGAATTCATTGTAAAAACATTAAAGCCACATATTGATAAAAATTACAGAACCAAAACAAAAGCAAAAAATACTATTCTTTTTGGAAGCTCTCTTGGTGGTTTGGTTTCTTATTATGGAGCATTAAAATATCCTGAAGTTTTTGGAAAAGCAGGCGTTTTTTCACCTTCTTTTTGGTTTTCTCCAGACATTTATACTTTCACCGAAAAGCAATCCAAAATCAAAACTAAAATCTATTTTTTGTGTGGTGATAAAGAAAGTGACGACATGGTAAACGATTTAACCAAAATGAAACGTTTACTTGATACAAAACGTTGTTATTGCCTTCATTTAGACAAAACCAAAATTGTAAAAGGCGGAGAACATAACGAAAAACTTTGGCGCGATCATTTTGCTGAAGCTTTAATTTGGTTAGGTTATTAA
- the uvrB gene encoding excinuclease ABC subunit UvrB, whose product MNFHVASEYSPKGDQPQAIQKLAQGVVDGEKYQTLLGVTGSGKTFTVANVIQEVQRPTLVLAHNKTLAAQLYSEFKQFFPNNAVEYFVSYYDYYQPEAFMPVTGVFIEKDLSINEELEKMRLSTTSSLLSGRRDVLVVASVSCLYGIGNPVEFQKNVIEIKRDQVISRTKLLHSLVQSLYARTEADFNPGTFRIKGDTVEVYPSYADDAYRIHFFGDEIEEIESFDVKTSQVIEKFQRLTIYPANMFVTSPEVLQGAIWQIQQDLVKQVDYFKEIGKHLEAKRLEERTNFDLEMIRELGYCSGIENYSRYLDGREAGTRPFCLLDYFPSDYLMVIDESHVTVSQVHAMYGGDRSRKENLVEYGFRLPAAMDNRPLKFEEFEALQNQVIYVSATPADYELQKTDGVYVEQIIRPTGLLDPIIEVRPSLNQIDDLIEEIQVRCELDERVLVTTLTKRMAEELAKYLTKVSIRCRYIHSEVDTLERIEIMQDLRKGLFDVLIGVNLLREGLDLPEVSLVAILDADKEGFLRNHRSLTQTIGRAARNLNGKAIMYADKITASMQRTIDETEYRRTKQINFNVQNNIIPQALNKKIESAFTKNPLVEYELGHPIPVAAEPETAYLSKAELEKMIREKRKTMEKAAKELDFLQAAKLRDEIKKLQEQLA is encoded by the coding sequence ATGAATTTCCACGTAGCTTCAGAATACAGTCCAAAAGGAGATCAGCCACAAGCCATACAGAAATTGGCGCAAGGCGTAGTCGACGGAGAAAAATATCAAACTCTATTAGGAGTTACGGGTTCCGGAAAAACATTTACCGTAGCCAATGTGATACAGGAAGTACAGAGACCAACTTTGGTTTTGGCTCATAATAAAACTTTAGCAGCGCAATTGTACTCTGAATTCAAACAATTTTTCCCCAATAATGCGGTGGAGTATTTCGTTTCTTACTACGATTACTATCAGCCGGAAGCTTTTATGCCGGTTACAGGAGTTTTCATTGAAAAAGATTTATCTATCAATGAAGAATTGGAAAAAATGCGTTTAAGCACCACCTCTTCCCTACTTTCGGGACGTCGTGATGTTTTGGTTGTTGCTTCTGTTTCTTGTTTGTATGGTATTGGAAATCCTGTTGAATTTCAGAAAAACGTAATCGAAATTAAACGAGACCAGGTTATTTCGAGAACTAAATTACTACATAGTCTGGTACAAAGTTTATATGCCAGAACAGAAGCCGATTTTAATCCTGGAACTTTTAGAATAAAAGGCGATACTGTTGAAGTTTATCCAAGTTATGCTGACGACGCTTATAGAATACACTTTTTTGGCGATGAAATTGAAGAAATAGAATCGTTTGATGTTAAGACATCTCAGGTAATAGAAAAATTTCAAAGACTGACCATTTATCCGGCCAATATGTTTGTGACTTCTCCGGAAGTTTTACAAGGCGCTATTTGGCAGATTCAGCAGGATTTGGTGAAACAGGTAGATTATTTTAAAGAAATAGGAAAACATCTCGAAGCGAAACGTCTGGAAGAAAGAACCAATTTTGACTTAGAAATGATTCGTGAATTGGGTTATTGCTCCGGAATTGAAAATTACTCCCGTTACCTTGATGGACGTGAAGCCGGAACGAGACCTTTCTGTCTTTTGGATTATTTCCCAAGTGATTATTTAATGGTTATTGACGAAAGTCACGTAACCGTTTCACAGGTTCATGCCATGTACGGAGGTGACCGAAGCCGTAAAGAAAACTTAGTGGAATACGGATTTAGATTACCTGCCGCAATGGACAACCGACCTTTAAAATTTGAAGAGTTTGAAGCTTTGCAGAATCAGGTTATTTATGTTTCTGCAACTCCTGCCGATTATGAATTGCAAAAAACAGATGGTGTTTATGTGGAACAGATTATTCGTCCAACCGGTTTATTAGATCCAATTATTGAGGTTCGTCCAAGTTTGAATCAGATTGATGATTTGATTGAAGAAATTCAGGTTCGATGTGAATTGGACGAAAGAGTTTTGGTAACCACATTGACCAAAAGAATGGCCGAAGAATTAGCCAAATATTTGACTAAAGTAAGCATTCGATGCCGTTATATTCACTCAGAAGTTGATACTTTAGAGCGTATCGAAATCATGCAGGATTTACGAAAAGGTCTTTTTGATGTTTTAATTGGAGTAAACTTGCTTCGTGAAGGTCTGGATTTACCGGAAGTTTCTCTTGTTGCTATTTTGGATGCTGATAAAGAAGGGTTCTTAAGAAACCACAGATCTCTAACGCAAACAATTGGTCGTGCAGCGAGAAATTTAAATGGTAAAGCCATTATGTATGCTGATAAAATTACGGCAAGCATGCAACGAACGATTGACGAGACTGAATACAGAAGAACCAAACAGATTAATTTCAACGTTCAAAATAATATCATTCCGCAAGCTTTAAACAAAAAAATCGAAAGTGCTTTTACCAAAAATCCATTGGTAGAATACGAATTAGGACATCCGATTCCTGTTGCGGCCGAACCGGAAACAGCATATTTATCTAAAGCTGAGCTAGAAAAAATGATTCGCGAAAAGCGTAAAACAATGGAGAAAGCAGCTAAAGAATTAGATTTCTTACAAGCAGCTAAACTTCGTGACGAAATTAAAAAACTACAGGAACAGCTGGCTTAA
- the rlmF gene encoding 23S rRNA (adenine(1618)-N(6))-methyltransferase RlmF, which yields MKADNTSQKDNLHPRNLHRSRYDFELLISNCPELKAFVSINKHGIKTVDFNNPLAVKTLNKALLQTYYGMENWDIPKNYLCPPIPGRADYIHYIADLLAESNHNQIPETSYVLGLDIGTGSNLIYPILGNSIYKWSFVGTDIDQKSIENCSKIIEANPDLIDSISLQQQTEPRFIFKNIITPEDRFAFTMCNPPFHASAEEANKSASRKVSNLNPKEKRNGNPVLNFGGQNAELWCNGGEIGFITQMIYESAKYTSQVLWFTTLVSKQENLASIYKILKKVNAVSVKTIEMSQGQKTSRIVAWSFLNENEQKSWTLKNLNNRDMDYLEKI from the coding sequence ATGAAAGCAGACAACACTTCACAAAAAGACAATTTACACCCAAGAAATCTTCATCGTTCACGTTATGATTTTGAGTTACTTATTTCAAATTGTCCTGAATTAAAAGCTTTTGTTTCCATAAACAAACACGGAATTAAAACCGTTGATTTCAACAATCCACTTGCGGTAAAAACTTTAAATAAAGCTTTGCTTCAAACGTATTACGGAATGGAAAATTGGGATATTCCTAAAAATTATCTTTGTCCGCCAATTCCCGGACGTGCCGATTACATACATTATATAGCCGATTTATTAGCGGAAAGCAACCATAATCAAATTCCTGAAACTTCATATGTTTTAGGTTTAGACATCGGAACAGGCTCTAACTTAATCTATCCGATATTAGGAAATTCTATATACAAATGGAGTTTTGTCGGAACAGATATTGATCAAAAGTCAATTGAAAACTGCAGTAAAATTATCGAAGCCAATCCGGATTTAATTGATTCTATTAGTTTACAGCAACAAACAGAACCCCGATTTATTTTCAAAAATATTATTACACCGGAAGATCGTTTTGCTTTCACGATGTGTAATCCGCCTTTTCATGCTTCGGCTGAAGAAGCAAACAAAAGTGCTTCAAGAAAAGTTTCCAATCTTAATCCGAAAGAGAAAAGAAATGGCAATCCTGTTTTAAACTTTGGCGGTCAAAATGCAGAATTATGGTGTAATGGCGGTGAAATCGGATTTATAACTCAAATGATTTACGAAAGCGCCAAATATACTTCGCAGGTTTTATGGTTTACAACTTTGGTTTCTAAACAAGAAAACCTTGCATCGATTTATAAAATCTTGAAAAAAGTTAATGCTGTTTCCGTAAAAACAATTGAAATGTCACAGGGACAGAAAACGAGTCGTATTGTGGCTTGGAGTTTTCTAAATGAAAATGAACAGAAATCTTGGACTTTAAAAAACTTAAATAATCGCGATATGGATTATTTAGAAAAAATATAA
- a CDS encoding aminotransferase class I/II-fold pyridoxal phosphate-dependent enzyme, with the protein MIVDKFPDRIIEIDQKQYLYFGGTAYLGLPTNTAFQELVVQNILNWGTTYGSSRTANIQLKAYDEGENFLASHIGSEKAVTVSSGMLAGKLVIDLMKRQTDCFFHLNDTHNAIQTENSFPVFLNGKLNDRLLDSKPEKVTILTDGVPSFETKPVDLSFLEKISKNKEITLIIDESHSLGITGKNGSGIYSLIQFPVKRKIMVSSLGKAFGLTGGVIAGDSEFINQIKEQETFTSAAGMNPAFVQTLSEAKEIYQVQHQKLLDNLNYIDSILDKNNNVKFDKTYPLIYLLSNELVEKLQQENIIIASFRYKKEADPLNRIVITANHLKEDLDKLVGVLNKK; encoded by the coding sequence ATGATAGTCGATAAATTTCCCGATCGCATTATTGAAATTGACCAAAAACAATATTTGTATTTTGGCGGAACTGCTTATTTGGGACTTCCAACAAATACAGCATTTCAAGAATTAGTAGTTCAGAATATTTTGAATTGGGGAACGACTTACGGGAGCTCTAGAACGGCTAACATTCAATTAAAAGCTTATGATGAAGGTGAAAACTTTTTGGCTTCTCATATTGGCTCAGAAAAGGCTGTAACCGTTTCTTCAGGAATGCTGGCCGGCAAATTGGTTATCGATTTAATGAAAAGACAAACCGATTGTTTTTTCCATTTGAATGATACTCATAACGCAATCCAAACCGAAAATAGTTTTCCTGTATTCTTAAACGGAAAATTAAACGATCGGCTGTTAGATTCAAAACCTGAAAAAGTAACGATTTTAACCGATGGAGTTCCGTCTTTTGAAACAAAACCTGTTGACTTATCTTTTTTAGAAAAGATTTCAAAAAACAAAGAAATCACTTTAATTATTGATGAATCTCATTCTTTAGGAATTACAGGTAAAAATGGATCTGGAATTTATTCTTTAATTCAATTTCCAGTTAAAAGAAAAATCATGGTTTCTTCTTTAGGAAAAGCTTTTGGATTAACAGGCGGTGTTATTGCTGGCGATTCAGAATTCATAAATCAGATAAAAGAACAGGAAACTTTTACCAGCGCCGCAGGAATGAATCCTGCTTTTGTACAGACACTTTCTGAGGCTAAAGAAATTTATCAAGTACAGCATCAGAAACTGTTGGATAATTTAAATTACATTGATTCGATTTTAGATAAAAATAACAATGTGAAATTTGACAAAACTTATCCGCTGATTTATTTGTTATCCAATGAATTAGTAGAAAAACTACAACAGGAAAACATTATTATCGCCAGCTTCAGATACAAAAAAGAAGCTGATCCTTTAAATCGAATTGTAATTACAGCCAACCATTTAAAAGAAGATTTAGACAAATTGGTTGGCGTTTTAAATAAAAAATAG
- a CDS encoding sensor histidine kinase, translating into MKSRIPFYYHVVFFVLLFLTYIFWDIGLNDQKIEIVIKAICYGITPTHLLAIFCIYILNFYYFCEWFLNRKKLFFYILTIPVSLLLFAAVRYFLQEVVMFNITGMHNYYEEAREISYYIKDNFFFGLPAVLLSALTFLFWQFHTTQHQNQELLLENKKAEFQMLKAQVSPHFLFNTLNSFYSQLVLKEDEMADDILVLSDLLRYVITETDKDEVVLSKEIQFIQNYIHLQKKRFEDQLYLDFSVEGEYSNERILSSALIHFVENVFKHGKLNDKEEKALISIQIKDGFLEISTFNYNVEGENYSSTGIGFENLTKRLEYMYKDQFILEKTEENNTFKTYLKIPLKN; encoded by the coding sequence ATGAAATCAAGAATACCTTTTTACTACCACGTTGTCTTTTTCGTATTGTTATTTCTAACATACATTTTCTGGGATATTGGACTTAATGATCAAAAAATAGAAATTGTGATCAAAGCAATATGTTATGGAATTACGCCAACTCATTTGTTAGCAATATTTTGTATTTACATTCTCAACTTTTATTATTTCTGTGAATGGTTTTTAAACAGGAAGAAATTATTTTTTTATATTTTGACAATTCCAGTTTCGCTATTGCTTTTTGCGGCTGTTCGTTATTTTTTGCAAGAAGTTGTTATGTTTAATATTACCGGAATGCACAACTACTATGAAGAAGCCAGAGAGATAAGTTATTACATAAAAGACAACTTTTTCTTCGGATTACCAGCTGTACTTTTAAGTGCATTGACTTTTTTGTTTTGGCAGTTTCATACTACGCAACATCAAAATCAGGAATTGCTTTTGGAAAACAAAAAAGCCGAATTCCAAATGTTGAAAGCACAAGTTAGTCCGCATTTTTTGTTTAATACACTGAATTCTTTTTATAGTCAGTTGGTTTTAAAAGAAGATGAAATGGCTGATGATATATTAGTGCTTTCCGATTTGCTTCGATATGTGATTACCGAAACGGATAAAGATGAAGTAGTTCTTTCCAAAGAAATTCAGTTTATTCAAAACTATATTCATTTACAGAAAAAAAGGTTTGAAGATCAGTTGTATTTGGATTTTTCTGTTGAAGGCGAATATTCAAATGAAAGGATACTTTCTTCAGCTTTAATTCATTTTGTGGAGAATGTTTTTAAGCATGGAAAATTGAATGATAAAGAAGAGAAAGCTCTTATTTCGATCCAAATAAAAGACGGATTTTTAGAAATTTCAACATTTAATTATAATGTTGAAGGCGAAAATTATTCTTCTACCGGAATCGGCTTTGAGAACCTGACGAAGAGACTAGAATACATGTACAAGGATCAATTTATTCTTGAAAAAACAGAAGAAAATAATACCTTTAAAACCTACTTAAAAATACCACTAAAAAACTAA
- a CDS encoding DUF1456 family protein, with protein sequence MTNNDILKKLRVALMLRDDQIVEILELVDFRISKSELGAFFRAEDHPNYMECGDQVLRNFLNGLVIHLRGTKENPKNPTDVLAKHKAEIPKRETSKERPEFKASPKDSEKYRGDKSPSKSGSAAGKPKKKSFPKGNGKPVVVEKVVFKNGNKKKS encoded by the coding sequence ATGACAAATAACGATATACTTAAAAAACTTCGCGTGGCTTTGATGCTCCGTGACGATCAAATAGTTGAAATTTTAGAATTAGTAGATTTTAGAATTTCAAAATCAGAATTGGGTGCTTTTTTCAGAGCCGAAGATCATCCAAATTATATGGAATGTGGAGATCAGGTTTTAAGAAACTTCTTAAACGGATTAGTAATTCATTTAAGAGGAACTAAAGAAAACCCAAAAAACCCAACAGATGTTTTAGCAAAACATAAAGCTGAGATTCCAAAAAGAGAAACTTCTAAGGAAAGACCAGAATTTAAAGCGAGCCCTAAAGATTCTGAAAAATACAGAGGTGATAAAAGTCCGTCAAAATCTGGTTCAGCTGCTGGAAAACCTAAAAAGAAATCATTCCCAAAAGGAAATGGAAAACCGGTTGTGGTGGAAAAAGTGGTTTTTAAAAACGGTAATAAGAAAAAATCGTAA